The Natrinema caseinilyticum genomic sequence GCAAATTGGCGGCACTGCGCCCTAATTTCGCAGACATCGAACAGTTACTTATAGCTTTCTGAGTGGCCGTAATTAACGCGCTCTCGTTCGTGAGACGCTCCGAACGGGAGACTCCGGACGAACGGGTCGCGAGTCAGCCGCGGCACCCGGCACGGGACACCGAACGGCGACCTGGCGGTCCCGGAACTCGGGCGTGCGCCACTCGTGGAACGCCGCCACGCCCTCGGCGTGATCCTCGCTTCGGTACGCCCGATTCCGGAGCTGTCGAATCCACCCGGTTTCGGCCTCGGAGAGGCGGCCTCTCTCGAGGATGCGTCGGTGATCGATTTCGTTCCGCGGAGCGACAGCGGCGCGTTGCCCGCGATGTCCGCCGCCATTTCGTCGGTCCGGTCCTCGAGAGTCCCGCGTTCCGCGAACGGACGACCGGGGAGCGGCGCGAAATCGTCGACGAGCACGAGTTCCCGAGCGGGCCGCTGAATCGGGTGAGCGACGTCGTCGAAGGTGCCAGAAGAACCGTGCCGGCGAGGGTCGACGGTCGTCCCGCGTACCCGAGCGCAGGGGCGCCTGCAGCCGAACTTATTTCCGGTCTGAAGTGATCCGGTTGCACATGACTAGCACAGCGGAGGACGGTGGAGCGTTCGCGGAGACGACGGTCGTCGATACGGACGTTCACCTCTCGATTCCGTTCGACGAGTTGGCGGAGTACTGCGAGGAACCGTACCGGTCGATCACGAAGTATCCCACCTACACGCCGGTCCACAGAGGCGGGTGGAACCGGTACATGGGCGGGAAGATCGAAAACGAAAAAGAGAACGTTCAAAGCGCGGACTCGCTGTACGAGAAGATCTGCGTCGAGTTCGGAATCGATTACCCGCTCATCAACGCTTTTCCGGTACTGAATTCGGTCCCCGAAGACGACCGGGCAGTCGAATTGATGTCCGCCTACAACGATTACTTGCTCGAGAATTACCTCGACGAGTACGATCGGTTCCTCGGGCTCTGTACCGTCGCGACCCAGGACCCGGCGGCCGCGGCCGAAGAGATCGACCGGATGGGATCGGAACGGTGCATCGAAGGGCTGTACCTGCTCAACAGTGGTGCCCAGCCGCCACTCGGAGATCCCGTCTACGACCCGATCTATCGGGCCGCCGAGGACAACGACCTCCACGTCGCGTACCACGCCTCGGCCGGCGCCCCCTTCGCGAAGGACTTTCCGGTGCAGGATACGCAGTTCAACCGATTCCTCGAAAATCACATGCTCGCCCACCCCTGGGCGCACATGATGACGATGTCGAGTCTCATCGTCAACGGCACCCCGGCGAAATTTCCCGACCTCAACTTCTCGTTCCTGGAGGCGGGGGTTAGCTGGGTCCCCTACATGATGTTTCGATTCAACAAAGAATACTCGATGCGGCGCAGCGAGGCGCCGCTCCTGGAGAAAAGCCCCGAGGAGTATATCCGGGATCAGTTCTATTTCTCCACCCAACCCGTCGGAGAGCCGAACGACCCGGCGGACCTCCAGCAGATAATCGACGTTCTCGGTCCCGAGTCGCTCATGCTCTCGACGGACTACCCCCACTGGGACTTCGATCATCCTGACGCCCTCGATCAGCAGATCCGGCGATTCGGGGACGAGAAGACGAGAGAACGCGTCCTCTCTGAAACCGCCATCGAGGCGTTCGACCTCTCGATCTGAGACGTCGATACGACTCGACGAGCGGGGACTGTCCCTCCAGAAAAGGCGTGACGTTCCCGTCGTCGCCGGTCGGGCTTGCGGACGGCGAGACCGTCATCTCGAGGGCCCTGTGAGAACTATCGAACGCGCTCTCACGTCGGTCAGTGTAGAGCGTGCACCTAACAGGCGTACCACGAGTCGATCGAACCGTCCGATAGGAGGGTGATCCCGATATCCTCGCCATCACAATCCACGTCCAAATCGGGGGTGTACTCCCACGTCGCGGAGACACCGTCGGGAGTGAAGACTGTCACCGTTGCCGGCGTCGGTTCGATACCAGCGGACGAATCGAGTTGGCCAGGCGCGAGTTCGTAGACCCGGCTGAACAACGACGCCCCGTCGTCGGCTTCCACTCGGACCCCTATCTCTGCACGGTCATCCGTTCGGTTTTCGACCTTGACATCCTCCCCGCCCTGAAGGGCGAGGATTCCCGAGCGTTGGGATATTACGGTTCGCAACCCGCCTGTTCCCTCGGTGCGAAACGCCCCGAGGTTTGATTGAACAGGTGGACTACTGGCCGTGCCAAACGACCGTTACTCATATTCTCTGTGGGGAGATTCTGAGTTATCTTTCTGCGGATGTTCACCGCACCGTTCACGTCCGCGTTCATCGTCGCACCGCACGACTCGCAGACGTACAGGCCACGCTCCACGCGATTCGCGTCACGCTTCCGCCCACAACACGAACACGTCTTACTCGTGTCGCGCTCGCTCGTTCGGTCTACGAGGATGCCGTGTTCCTCGGCCTTGTATTCGAGTAGATTCGTGAATCGGTCGAACTCCCAGCCGTGGAGTTTCTTGTTTCCGCGCTTCCCCCAGTTTCGAGCGTCACCGTTCTCCTCCTCACGAATCTTGCTCAGGTCGCCAATAGCGATGTGACCAACTTCGTGGTCGATGCACTGCTCAACGATGTGCTTGGCAAGGGCGTGCAGGAAGTGG encodes the following:
- a CDS encoding amidohydrolase family protein; translated protein: MTSTAEDGGAFAETTVVDTDVHLSIPFDELAEYCEEPYRSITKYPTYTPVHRGGWNRYMGGKIENEKENVQSADSLYEKICVEFGIDYPLINAFPVLNSVPEDDRAVELMSAYNDYLLENYLDEYDRFLGLCTVATQDPAAAAEEIDRMGSERCIEGLYLLNSGAQPPLGDPVYDPIYRAAEDNDLHVAYHASAGAPFAKDFPVQDTQFNRFLENHMLAHPWAHMMTMSSLIVNGTPAKFPDLNFSFLEAGVSWVPYMMFRFNKEYSMRRSEAPLLEKSPEEYIRDQFYFSTQPVGEPNDPADLQQIIDVLGPESLMLSTDYPHWDFDHPDALDQQIRRFGDEKTRERVLSETAIEAFDLSI